The genomic segment CTCAGAGGGCTGCTGGGACTCATTCAGTAGGATAACGATTGTCTTCAATTATGTAGCCATGTCTTCAGCTTGGGACCCCACCACTGCTATGTTTTGCAAAGCTCCATCTTAGAGGCAGGGAATACTACGAAGCTGCAGAAAGAGAATATGTTGAAAAAAGAACAAGAGGTCATCTTTCAGGTCTCAGCAGAACTTTCATTTATGATGTATGCTCAGGACTACAGGAGAACCATTCACAAAACTTTAACAGTGAACAGCACCACACAGGACCCTCCTATTAATTCATATAAAAGTTTGTTTAATAGGCATAAGACGtactaaaaattattttgagtcCTTCAAGATACTAAtgtaacaaaacacaaaacagggaGACCTAGGGAGATAGATATCTAGGCCTCAAGCTGAGGTCCCTAATCAGGATGTAGATTTTGGAACTGGGCTAGGAACAGGATGACTTGCAGTGACAAGTCTTCCGCATTGTACGTCCTAATACTTCGGCATCGATTGTATTTTTATAACTACacgtttatttgtttattattgagTAATGTCTGCTTCTCCCACCAAACTATCAGCACCAGGACACCAAGCAtttattctgttttctgccatgaaTCTGATACCTATCACTGTGTCTGGTATTGTACAAATGAATCAGTGCATAAAATTGAGACCACACCCAGGAGTCACAGAGCACACTCACAGTCCTAACTCTTGGAAGCCTAAGACCGGATGATctccagttcaaggtcagcttaggctacatagtgagactctatctcaaaataaaccaAGTGCTCCCTAGGTATGCAACTTCGGGTGAGAATGCAGACTTGGTTATATGTTACAGTTGGATTTGTgccatcctccatcctctctcaCTTCATTAACACATATCTTGGGATCATTATTCACAGTTTTCTGTATGGCTCTCACCCTCCCCAGGATATGCCAAATTCCTATAGGCTTTGATGAAACCAAAGGATACCATTTGTTCCACTCAACCTGGAATTGATCCTGCAGAGTACTGAGATCAACAATGTTTCATAAACTAGTAACTAGTTAAGATACCACATAAATAAAGAGATGACTCCTGTTGGACTAAGTTAATATCAATaaacttctctttcctcttctttgatAGCACAAAGTGGCTGTAAGAGTATAATATGCAAATACGCATGGGAGCTCACTAACTAAAATCATCCAGTTCTAAATTCAGAACATGAGAGCCATCTGAGCAGACTAAGAACATAGCCACCCATGTCCTATAGGTGTTTATTGTTCATGTACTTCAGCCATAAGCTCCATGTGGCTTGTTCTATGCAGACAATCTTTAAGAGTACCCTTATATCCCAAAGTTTACCCAAAACATCGAtaggaatggaaagaaaaagagctTGAGAGGAGCCAGGGGTGGTGCCCAATGTCATGCCCTTCTCCCTCTGCCAGGAATCACAAATCATTTGCATGTAGGCTAAAATGGACCCATGGTTGTTATTCAGTTCAcatggtaattttttttattacatggaAATCagtcaatatgaaaaaaaaatgtgattcacATAAAAATTGGGaggtaaaaaaaaatgggccAAATTTCTGTAAGGTGAGGACAAGCCTCCATCCAGATAGATAGCACCTTCCATCATCAGCCTCTTTTATTTATCAGCTGGATCCCTCACTCACTTCCGTGGCTGTCCTGGCTGTGACTAGCATGTGGGTTTCCCTGCCCACACTCTGTGGCTCACCACTTGAAATCCAGCCTGCTCACCCTCTGCTCAGGTAAACTGCTTTTTCACAAGCACCCACTGAATGAATCTGTTACCACAAAACATGGAGCTCTTTCTCAGAGCTGAGCTCCATTCTTTCCTCACCTCTCCTCAGCTCCAGGCGCACGGACTTCTTGACATCATTGAACCAGCCAGGCACCTTTATATGGCAGCAGTACACCCCACTGTCCTCTTGATTGGTGTTTGAGATGGTCAAGGACACATTGCCCCGCCAGATTCTCCCCTGAAGTGTGTATTTTATAGACTTCGTGGAGATGACTTTTGTTCCATCTGTGTGGAGAAGCTCCTGGTTGCACTTGGAAATGGAACATGCACCTTTGCCCCAGCACATGCTGTTGCGTCTCCTGGACCAGGATGAGTGCTGACAAGGCAAAGTCACCGACTGGCCCAAAAACCCTATTACTGTATCCTCCGAGGCAGTTGGTGCTAAGGGGAAAGTGAGAAAGCTGTTATGAAGATGAAAATCTCTTGAATGCACTTGAATACCATTTGTGTACAAATAGAGGCTTCCAGGGAGACAAGAGAGTCCTTTGTTTCTTTAGCACAAATGTTGATCTGCTTGCCTGTTCTCCTGGGCAGTTAAGTCCACAAGCTTCCATCCCAAAATTAGTGACAGGTGGTCCAGAATTTCTAAACTTATCTCCACAGCAAGACCTTTTGAGCCAATTTAAACACTGCTCACCATTCTGTTAGTCAACTCCCAAATGAAGAGGCCAGACCTCTTGGTCACGTATAGTCTTGCCCATATGTTTCACCAAAAGCCACCCAAAACCTGTGCCTGCTCCCATCATCTCACTAAGCAGATATTGCATGCTGCTGATTGAATTTCTCAGATGGGTTAACCAACCCAGATAGAATCCTGACAGGAAAGAATGCTGCTTAGGTAGACTCCATTTTCCTACTCCATGTTCAGAAATGGAGGTGGGACTTGTTCACTCTGGATCATCTGTTTGCTGCTAGGTAATACAAAGTTAGAGAGTTCATGGATATGCACTTCTTTACTGTTTAAAAtgtaattagtgtgtgtgtgtgtgtgtgtgtgtgtgtgtgtgtgtgtgtgtgtgtgtatagggagTTGCATATATGCTACCATGAGTGTGTGATGCTCAGAGGGTGTTTGTGAATTGGTTCCATCCTCCTACTTTCACATTAGTTCTGGGAACTGAGCAGAGATCTTTAGGCTTTAGAGCAGTTcttctcaacctttgggtcacAACCCCCTTGGGAGTCCCATATCATATATTCTGCGCGTCATATATtaacattaggattcataacagtagcaaaaatataattttgatgtagcaacaaaataactttatggtcgGGAGTCATCACAacataaaaaaatgtattaaagggtcacagatttaggaaggttgagaaccacggctctaGAGCGtatacttttacctgctgagccatcttgctggccctaactTACTTATTCCTTTTTAACATTGTGTAATAATTTCGCTCATGAttgtaatgtattttgatgaAATATATTGTCTATTCTTTCTCCTCCAATTTCTCCCCAATTGCTCCCAcacccttccaacttcatgtgctCCATTGTTTAAAAACCTAAGAGAGTCCACTTGGTGCTTCCAGTATGAGCATGCATGGGGTGTCAACTGCTAGAGCATGGGTAGCCTGTCAGGGCCCACAACCCTGAAAAAACCAGACTGTCCCTCTCCTAGCAGTGATCAATTGC from the Peromyscus eremicus chromosome 8a, PerEre_H2_v1, whole genome shotgun sequence genome contains:
- the LOC131915974 gene encoding T-cell immunoglobulin and mucin domain-containing protein 4-like, giving the protein MSKELLLLWLVTELWWLYLPPTASEDTVIGFLGQSVTLPCQHSSWSRRRNSMCWGKGACSISKCNQELLHTDGTKVISTKSIKYTLQGRIWRGNVSLTISNTNQEDSGVYCCHIKVPGWFNDVKKSVRLELRRAS